TTTGGATAAAAAAGATGGGCTGTCTAAAGATGAAGTAGATCTTTTAAACAAAAAAAAATTTAGTGCGTCTTTTTCTAAAGAAAGAGACGATTCTAATGAGCAGGATATTGGAGGATAATTAGATGTTAAGTCCAAAAAAGGTTAAATATAGAAAGAAGCAGAGAGGAAGATTGTCTGGAGAGGCCCAGAAGGGCAATAAAATTTCTTTTGGTGAATATGGACTTGTTTCTTTGGAAACAAATTTTATTACTGCTCGTCAAATTGAGGCTGCTCGTATTGCAATGACTCGTAAAATAAAAAGAGGCGGAAGGGTTTGGATAAGAATATTTCCTGATATTCCTTATACTAAAAAACCAGCTGAAACTAGAATGGGTAAGGGCAAAGGGGGTGTTGATCATTGGAATGCTCCTGTTAAGCTTGGCACTGTTATGTTTGAAATGTCAGGGGTTGTTGAGGAACTTGCTCAAGAGGCTATGTCGCTTGCAAGCTCTAAGCTTCCAGTAAAAACCATGTTTGTTGTAAGGCGAGATTTGAGGTAATTATGTTGAAAAATTTCAAAAATTTTACTCTTGAGGACATGAAGGCTAAAAGGCTAGAATTAAAGAAAGAATATTTAGATTTAAGATTTAAATCTGTTGTTGGTCATGTTGAAAATCCTTTAAAGAAAAGAGAGATTAGACGTGATATTGCAAGGCTTAATACAATGATTTGTGAATATGAATTAGGTATTAGAAAGGTTTAGATATGGCAAGAGAAAATAAAAAAGAATTAATTGGTAAAGTTGTTAGTGATAAAATGTCTAAGACTATAGTAGTAGAAATTGTTCAAAGAAAGATGCATCCAATTTATCATAAGTATTTAAAGGTTAGTAAAAAAGTTAAAGCACATGATGAAAAAGAAGTTTCAAAGGTTGGCGATAAGGTAAAAATTATTGAAGTTCGACCTATTAGTAAAGATAAAAGATGGTCTCTTGTTGAGGTTTTAGAAAAATTAAAATAGTTTTGATTTTTCTAAAGGAGGTTGATTGTGATTCAGATGCAAACTTATTTAACAATTGCGGATAATACTGGTGGCAAGGTGGCTCAATGTATTAAGGTGCTTGGTGGCAGTAAAAGGCGTTATGCCAAAATTGGGGATATAATAACCATTGTAGTAAAACAAGCAATTCCTAATTCTTCTGTTAAAAAAGGAGATGTTTATAAAGCCGTAATTGTTAGGACTTCTAAAGAAGTAAGACGTAAAAACGGAACTTATGTTAGGTTTGATGATAATGCTTGTGTGATACTTGATGCTAATTTAAGTCCTAGGGGCAAAAGGGTATTTGGGCCTGTTGCAAGAGAACTTAGGGATGCTAATTTTATGAAAGTAGTATCATTGGCTTCAGAGGTTATATAGCAAAAGGGGGTTTTGTGAAGACAAAGTTGAAGATAGGTGATAGCGTAAAAATTCTTTCTGGAAAAGATAGGGGTAGAATAGGTAAGATTGCTAGTATAAATAGAAAAAAAAATAAAGTTATTGTTGAATCTTGCAATATGGTTAAAAAAGTCATTAAAGCTAGGACACCCCAAGAAAAAGGCAGAATAATAGATAAGGAGGCCGCTATAGATATTTCAAATGTGATGATATTTGTCAAGGGAACTTCTTCAAGATTGGGCATTAGATTTGAAAATAATGAAAAAATAAGGTATCTTAAAAAAAATGGACAGAGGATATAGAGTTTATGAATTATGTTCCTGAATTGAAGAAATATTATAAAGACAGTGTTATAAAAGAGCTTGTTAAGGAATTTGAATATAAATCTATAATGCAAGTTCCCAAGCTTGAGAAGATAGTGATTTCTGTAGGTGTTGGGGAGGCTGTTAGGAATAAGAAGTTATTAGATTCTGCTGTTTTAGAGCTTGCTCAGATCACTGGTCAGAAAGCTGTAAAGACAAAAGCAAAAAAAGCAATAGCCGGGTTTAAAATTAGACAAGGACAAGAAATAGGTGCTAAAGTTACACTTAGGGGCAATGCAATGTATGAATTTTTATATAAGCTTATTCATTTAGCATTGCCAAGAGTTAAGGATTTTAGGGGAATCAATGGGGATGCTTTTGATGGCAATGGAAATTACTCTTTTGGGATAACGGAACAAATAATATTTTCTGAAATAGACTATGATAAAATAGAGAGAATATCTGGTTTGAATATTACAATTGTGACAACAGCTTCAAATGATAAAGAAAGTAAAGCTTTGCTTTTGAAATTTGGAATGCCGTTTAGTAATTAGGGGATTTATAAGGTATATGGCAAAAAAATCAATGATTATTAGGGCTTTAAGAAAGCCTAAGTATAAAACAAGGCAAAATAATAGATGTAAATTATGTGGTCGTCCAAGAGGATATTTAAGAGATTTTTGTATGTGTCGAATATGTTTTAGAAAGTATGCGTCTGAAGGATTAATTCCTGGCGTTTCAAAATCAAGTTGGTAAGGGAATTTTATGGCGATTACTTATTCAATAGGAGACATGCTAACTAAATTAAGAAATGCAAGCAGAGTTGGGCATGGATCTGTAGATTTAAAGATGTCTAATATGAATAAATCAATATTAAACATTCTTAAAGAAGAGGGTTATATTAAGGATTTTAATTTTTTAGAAAAGAAAGGAATTGCTTTTATTAGGGTTTTGCTAAAGTATGACAACAAAAGAAATCCTGTTATAAATAAAATAGATGCCATTTCTACTCCTGGTAGAAAAATTTATTCTTCATATAGAAATATGCCAAGAATAAAGAATGGATATGGAATATTAATTATATCTTCTTCTCAAGGTGTTATTACTGGTAAGGAAGCTAAAGATAAAAAAATAGGTGGTGAGTTGATTTGCTCAGTTTGGTAGTTTAATAGGGGGATGTATGTCACGTATTGGAAGACTTCCGATAAAGATTCCAGATGCTGTTAAGGTTGATGTTAAAGACAACTTAGTGATAGTTGAAGGTATTAGGGGAAGATTAGTTCAAGATATAAAAGACAGTATTAATGTTAAAGTTGAGAATGGCAGCGTTATTGTTGATCGAGTTTTAAATGATAAAAAAGCAAAAGCCTACCATGGTCTTTACAGAAGTTTAATTTTTAACATGGTAAAAGGAGTGACTGAAGGATTTTCTAAGTCTCTTACTATAAATGGTATAGGATATAGGGTAGAGCAACAAGGCAATAGCCTTTTTTTAAGCCTTGGTTATTCAACTCAGTTTGAATATGTTATTCCAGATGGTATTAGCGTAAAGCTTGATGGGAATACTAAAATTTCAGTTGAAGGAATAGACAAGTTTAAGGTTGGTCAGGTTGCTGCTGAGATTAGAAGTTTAAAAAAACCAGAGCCGTATAAAGGAAAGGGTATTAAGTATGATAATGAAGTTATTAGAAGAAAAGTTGGAAAATCTGGTGTAAAAAAATAAATTTTAGGTTAATAATTATGAAAAAAATAAAAGAAGCAGAACAGAGAAAGCTTAGACGTAAAAAAAGAATAAAGGACAAAATAGGGCGCGGAGTAGCTAGTAGGCCACGAATTACTGTATTTAAATCTAATAGGTATTTTTATGCGCAAGTTATAGATGATAGTAAGGGACATACTATTGCAAGTATTTCTACTATTGAAAAAAGTCTTAATTTAGGCAAAAATATTGATGATGTAAAAAAACTTGGAGAAGTTCTTGCTAAAAGGCTTAAGGAGAAAAATATAAATAATCTTATTTTTGACAGAAATGGTTATAAGTATCATGGACTTATTGCAAGTTTTGCAACTTCTTTGAGAGAGTTTGGTATTAATATTTAAGGGAGTGTATTTATGGTAGATGTTCATGCTCAAAGAAAGCAGATAGAAAAATTAATATCACTCAACAGAGTTACTAAGGTTGTTAAGGGCGGAAGAAGATTCTCTTTTGCTGCTTTCATGGTTGTTGGAGATGGAGAAGGACATGTTGGTTGGGGCTTTGGTAAAGCTAATGATGCTAGTGATGCAATAAAAAAAAGTTTAACAAGTGCTAGGAAGAATTTAAGATTTGTTCCTATTCGAAAAGGAACATTGCCACATGAGGTTATTGGCTGCTTTAAAAAAGCTAAGGTTTTAATCAAACCAGCTACTCATGGTACTGGTGTTATTGCAGGGGGCCCTGTTCGTGCTGTAATGGAGGCTTTAGGAGTGCATGATATTTTGAGCAAATCTCTTGGTTCTAATAATTCTATGAATGTAGTAAAGGCGACTTTTAAGGCATTTGATTTAGTTTTGAATGCTGAAAAAGTAGCAGAAATGCGAGGAAAAACTTTGAAAACTTTATGGGGTTAATGTATGATTAAAAGGAAATTAAGATTACAACTAAAGAAAGCTAGGTTTAATGCTTCAAGGTCTAGATCTAAGAATAAATGTTTTATTAAAAGAATGGAAAATAATAGAAAAATTATTTCTAAAAACAATATTAATGTGCAAGTTTTTCTTGTAAGAAGTCTTATTGGGAAATTAAATAAAAAGGTCAAAGTTTTAAAAGCATTAGGTTTAAATAAAATAGGCGATAAAAAGGTTCATTTTTTAAATGAATCTATTAAGGGTATGCTTAACGAGACTATTAATATGATTTTATTAAGCGAGGTAATGTAATGTTTAACTTGTTAAAGCCTAAGGGAGCGAGCAAGCGACGTAAAATTGTTGGCAGAGGTCCAGGTTCAGGACTTGGCAAAACTTCTGGGAGAGGTCAAAAAGGGCAAAAAGCAAGAAATACTTCGCCAAGACTTGGATTTGAAGGTGGGCAGACTCCTCTTTATAGAAGATTGCCAAGGAAAGGTTTTTCTAATAGTGATTATAAATTGGAATATGCAATTGTTAATCTTGGAGATATAGATAAAAAATTTAAGGATGGACAAGTTGTCAATTATGATACTTTGCTTGAAAATAAACTTATAAAAAAGAAAAATAAAAAAATTAAGATTTTGTCTAATGGTAAGCTTACAAAAAAAGTTTCTTTTGAGGTTTCTAAAATTTCTAAATCTGCCGAAAGCCTTGTAATAAAAATTGGTTGTACTATTCAATTAGTTTAAAGTGGAATAAAGATGAAAGAATTGTTTTTAAGTTTATTTACCGTTAAGGATTTGAGAAATAAGTTCTTGTTTACTTTATTTGTTCTTTTTCTTTTTAGAGTTGGTTCATATTTGCCGATACCAGGAATAGATTCTGTAGCTCTTAAAAGTTATTTCAAGTCGCAATCAGATTTTTCAATTGCTAATTATTTTGATTTTTTTTCAGGGGGAGCTTTTAGTAATTTTTCTATATTTATGCTTAGTATAGGGCCTTACATTTCGGCATCTATTATTGTTCAGCTTCTTGTTTATTCTTTTCCTTCTTTGAAAAAAATGCAAGAAGGTGACGGCGGAAGACAAAAGACTAAAAAATATACAAAATATTTAACAATAGTTGCAGCTGTAGTTCAAGGATACGCAACAAGCCTTTATGCTAAAGGTATTCCGGGTGCTGTTACCATTCCCTTTTATAGATATATATTTGTTGCTATTTTAACGGTTACTACGGGGACATTTATCCTTTTGTGGTTTGGAGAGCAAATTAATCAAAGAGGTGTAGGTAATGGAACATCTTTGATAATTTTTTCTGGCATAGTGGTTAGACTTCAAGCAGCTTTGTTTAACTTATTCCAAAGCATGCAGGATCCTTCTCAAAATGTTAATCCTGTTTTTGTTATACTTATTATAAGTATATTTATTTTAGTTGTTATATTGATTATATATGAATATAAGGCTCAAATGCGAATTGCCATTCATTATGCTAGAGCAAATTCTAATAATACAGTTAGTTCATATTTGCCAATCAAGTTGAATCCATCGGGCGTTTTGCCTGTTATTTTTGCCTCTGTTTTAATTACTCTGCCTTTACAAATTTTAAGTGGCTTCGCAGAAACTTCTTCCATAGCCAGGCAAATTTTATCTTATTTAAGGCCTAATGGTTTTTATTATACTTTTTTGAATGTAATTTTGATAATTGGATTTACGTATTTTTATTCTAAGATTCAGTTAAGCCCTAAAGACATAAGTAATAATATTCGTAAGAATGGGGGCACTATTCCAGGAATAAAGTCTGATGAGATGGAAAAATATTTAGATGAAATTATGAATAAAACTTTATTTTCAGGATCTATTTTTTTGTCAATTATTGCAATTATTCCATTTTTAGTGCAAAATATTTTTAGATTTCCACACGATGTTTCTAGAATAATGGGGGGGTCTTCTTTGCTTATTATGGTAGGGGTTGCTCTTGATACATTAATTCATATTGATGCTTATTTGAAAACTCAAGGATTTTCTCATGGAAATAAAAAGAATTATGCATTTTTGCAAAAAATTTAGGAGTGTTTGATTATGAAAGTTAGAGTAAGTGTAAAGCCAATTTGTGAAAAATGTAAGGTTATAAAAAGAAAAGGTGTATTAAGAATTATTTGTGATAATTTAAAGCATAAACAAAGACAAAAGTAAAAATTAGAGGAAATAAAATGGCTAGAATATCGGGAATAGATTTACCAAATAATAAACAATTAAAAATAGCTCTTACTTCTATTTATGGTATAGGTAGAACAAGAGCTTTGGAAGTTTGCAATAAATCAAGTATTTCTCCAAGCAAAATTGCTAAAGATTTAGATAATGATGAAGTTAATCGACTTAGGAAGGTAATTGAGAGCGATTATATTGTAGAAGGAAAACTTAGAAGTGAAGTTGCAATGTCTATTAAAAGACTTATGGATATAGCGTGTTATAGGGGCGTTAGGCATAGAAAA
The window above is part of the Borreliella burgdorferi B31 genome. Proteins encoded here:
- the rpsQ gene encoding 30S ribosomal protein S17, giving the protein MARENKKELIGKVVSDKMSKTIVVEIVQRKMHPIYHKYLKVSKKVKAHDEKEVSKVGDKVKIIEVRPISKDKRWSLVEVLEKLK
- the secY gene encoding preprotein translocase subunit SecY; this translates as MKELFLSLFTVKDLRNKFLFTLFVLFLFRVGSYLPIPGIDSVALKSYFKSQSDFSIANYFDFFSGGAFSNFSIFMLSIGPYISASIIVQLLVYSFPSLKKMQEGDGGRQKTKKYTKYLTIVAAVVQGYATSLYAKGIPGAVTIPFYRYIFVAILTVTTGTFILLWFGEQINQRGVGNGTSLIIFSGIVVRLQAALFNLFQSMQDPSQNVNPVFVILIISIFILVVILIIYEYKAQMRIAIHYARANSNNTVSSYLPIKLNPSGVLPVIFASVLITLPLQILSGFAETSSIARQILSYLRPNGFYYTFLNVILIIGFTYFYSKIQLSPKDISNNIRKNGGTIPGIKSDEMEKYLDEIMNKTLFSGSIFLSIIAIIPFLVQNIFRFPHDVSRIMGGSSLLIMVGVALDTLIHIDAYLKTQGFSHGNKKNYAFLQKI
- the rplP gene encoding 50S ribosomal protein L16, yielding MLSPKKVKYRKKQRGRLSGEAQKGNKISFGEYGLVSLETNFITARQIEAARIAMTRKIKRGGRVWIRIFPDIPYTKKPAETRMGKGKGGVDHWNAPVKLGTVMFEMSGVVEELAQEAMSLASSKLPVKTMFVVRRDLR
- the rpsE gene encoding 30S ribosomal protein S5; protein product: MVDVHAQRKQIEKLISLNRVTKVVKGGRRFSFAAFMVVGDGEGHVGWGFGKANDASDAIKKSLTSARKNLRFVPIRKGTLPHEVIGCFKKAKVLIKPATHGTGVIAGGPVRAVMEALGVHDILSKSLGSNNSMNVVKATFKAFDLVLNAEKVAEMRGKTLKTLWG
- the rpsM gene encoding 30S ribosomal protein S13; protein product: MARISGIDLPNNKQLKIALTSIYGIGRTRALEVCNKSSISPSKIAKDLDNDEVNRLRKVIESDYIVEGKLRSEVAMSIKRLMDIACYRGVRHRKGLPLRGQRTKTNARTRKGKRKTVANKKIASK
- the rplE gene encoding 50S ribosomal protein L5 — translated: MNYVPELKKYYKDSVIKELVKEFEYKSIMQVPKLEKIVISVGVGEAVRNKKLLDSAVLELAQITGQKAVKTKAKKAIAGFKIRQGQEIGAKVTLRGNAMYEFLYKLIHLALPRVKDFRGINGDAFDGNGNYSFGITEQIIFSEIDYDKIERISGLNITIVTTASNDKESKALLLKFGMPFSN
- the rplR gene encoding 50S ribosomal protein L18; this encodes MKKIKEAEQRKLRRKKRIKDKIGRGVASRPRITVFKSNRYFYAQVIDDSKGHTIASISTIEKSLNLGKNIDDVKKLGEVLAKRLKEKNINNLIFDRNGYKYHGLIASFATSLREFGINI
- the rplN gene encoding 50S ribosomal protein L14, with the protein product MIQMQTYLTIADNTGGKVAQCIKVLGGSKRRYAKIGDIITIVVKQAIPNSSVKKGDVYKAVIVRTSKEVRRKNGTYVRFDDNACVILDANLSPRGKRVFGPVARELRDANFMKVVSLASEVI
- a CDS encoding type Z 30S ribosomal protein S14; protein product: MAKKSMIIRALRKPKYKTRQNNRCKLCGRPRGYLRDFCMCRICFRKYASEGLIPGVSKSSW
- the rpmC gene encoding 50S ribosomal protein L29 encodes the protein MLKNFKNFTLEDMKAKRLELKKEYLDLRFKSVVGHVENPLKKREIRRDIARLNTMICEYELGIRKV
- the rpmD gene encoding 50S ribosomal protein L30; the protein is MIKRKLRLQLKKARFNASRSRSKNKCFIKRMENNRKIISKNNINVQVFLVRSLIGKLNKKVKVLKALGLNKIGDKKVHFLNESIKGMLNETINMILLSEVM
- the rpsH gene encoding 30S ribosomal protein S8; the protein is MAITYSIGDMLTKLRNASRVGHGSVDLKMSNMNKSILNILKEEGYIKDFNFLEKKGIAFIRVLLKYDNKRNPVINKIDAISTPGRKIYSSYRNMPRIKNGYGILIISSSQGVITGKEAKDKKIGGELICSVW
- the rplX gene encoding 50S ribosomal protein L24, which translates into the protein MKTKLKIGDSVKILSGKDRGRIGKIASINRKKNKVIVESCNMVKKVIKARTPQEKGRIIDKEAAIDISNVMIFVKGTSSRLGIRFENNEKIRYLKKNGQRI
- the rpmJ gene encoding 50S ribosomal protein L36, translating into MKVRVSVKPICEKCKVIKRKGVLRIICDNLKHKQRQK
- the rplO gene encoding 50S ribosomal protein L15; its protein translation is MFNLLKPKGASKRRKIVGRGPGSGLGKTSGRGQKGQKARNTSPRLGFEGGQTPLYRRLPRKGFSNSDYKLEYAIVNLGDIDKKFKDGQVVNYDTLLENKLIKKKNKKIKILSNGKLTKKVSFEVSKISKSAESLVIKIGCTIQLV
- the rplF gene encoding 50S ribosomal protein L6, translating into MSRIGRLPIKIPDAVKVDVKDNLVIVEGIRGRLVQDIKDSINVKVENGSVIVDRVLNDKKAKAYHGLYRSLIFNMVKGVTEGFSKSLTINGIGYRVEQQGNSLFLSLGYSTQFEYVIPDGISVKLDGNTKISVEGIDKFKVGQVAAEIRSLKKPEPYKGKGIKYDNEVIRRKVGKSGVKK